In Cytophagia bacterium CHB2, the following proteins share a genomic window:
- a CDS encoding peptide chain release factor 2 (programmed frameshift), whose amino-acid sequence MRDDLHTKLKELSQRVVYLRDSLEIPKKEKEIDELERKSAAPDFWNDNEKAQLTMRDIAMRREWVAAWKSVDRNRQDAGVMLDLAEEANDESVYREAETEINDFEKAVEALEFRNMLSGEHDQNNAIITLHPGAGGTESQDWTQMLYRMYLRWIERSGFKYEVIDLQAGDEAGLKDAAIEVTGPYAYGYLKAEAGVHRLVRISPFDANKRRHTSFASVFVLPEIDNNVDIKVEEKDLRVDTYRASGAGGQHVNKTSSAVRMTHIPTGIVVQCQNERSQLRNREMAMKLLMAKLYQLKLEQDKSKFSDLEKSKKDIAWGSQIRSYVFHPYNLVKDHRTGVSTGNVQAVMDGDLDEFIKAYLMGKRYNKKGGADVMEELEIEE is encoded by the exons ATGCGTGACGATTTGCACACCAAACTCAAGGAATTGTCCCAACGGGTGGTATACCTGCGGGACAGTCTT GAAATTCCCAAAAAAGAAAAAGAGATTGACGAACTCGAGAGGAAAAGCGCGGCCCCGGATTTTTGGAACGACAACGAAAAAGCGCAATTGACGATGCGTGACATCGCGATGCGGCGCGAGTGGGTGGCCGCGTGGAAAAGCGTTGACCGCAACCGCCAGGATGCCGGCGTCATGTTGGATTTGGCGGAAGAAGCCAATGACGAAAGCGTGTATCGCGAAGCCGAAACCGAAATCAATGATTTTGAAAAGGCGGTCGAGGCGCTGGAATTTCGCAACATGTTGTCGGGCGAACACGATCAAAATAACGCGATCATCACCCTGCATCCCGGCGCGGGCGGCACCGAGAGCCAGGATTGGACGCAGATGCTGTATCGCATGTATCTGCGCTGGATTGAGCGCAGCGGTTTTAAATATGAAGTGATCGATCTGCAAGCAGGCGACGAAGCGGGCTTGAAAGATGCGGCGATCGAAGTGACGGGCCCGTATGCGTATGGCTATCTCAAGGCCGAAGCGGGCGTGCATCGCCTGGTGCGCATCTCGCCGTTTGACGCCAACAAGCGCCGGCATACCTCATTTGCCTCAGTGTTTGTGTTGCCGGAAATCGACAACAACGTCGACATCAAAGTCGAAGAGAAGGATTTGCGCGTCGACACCTACCGCGCGAGCGGCGCGGGCGGGCAGCATGTCAACAAAACCTCGTCCGCCGTGCGCATGACCCATATTCCGACGGGCATTGTGGTGCAATGCCAAAACGAGCGCAGCCAATTGCGCAACCGCGAAATGGCGATGAAGCTGTTGATGGCAAAGCTCTACCAGCTCAAGCTGGAACAGGATAAATCGAAGTTCAGTGATTTGGAAAAGAGCAAAAAAGATATCGCCTGGGGCAGTCAGATTCGCTCGTATGTGTTTCACCCATACAATTTGGTGAAAGATCATCGCACCGGCGTGAGCACGGGCAATGTGCAGGCCGTGATGGATGGTGATCTGGATGAATTCATTAAAGCGTATTTGATGGGGAAACGCTACAATAAGAAGGGCGGTGCTGACGTGATGGAAGAATTGGAAATCGAAGAATAG
- a CDS encoding alanine racemase: MCAWRLLTIDHLSDITAAYDYPQSERLVTGDLPPQPAGHAAAATSPSETLAIRRPTVAAVDLAAIAGNVRRICDRVFPAEVMAVVKADGYGHGAAPAAHTALAAGASQLGVALLEEGVALRREGLRAPILVLGGLFEDQIEAFLAHDLMMTVYEPKLAELIARRATALGRVARVHVKIDTGMGRVGAIGDPLEFIAHLAQLHGLELAGIYTHFATSDEFDKTYARQQLGNFRALVQRLRERGVAFAYAHAANSGAILDMPESYFNLVRAGVMMYGYYPSRETTESIALQPAMTLRSRILHVKRVPENFYVSYGRTFRTGKPSLLATIPLGYADGFSRRFSNNMHVLVRGRKKPVVGRVCMDQIVVDLGDDSGAARGEEVVLLGKQGQEEITIYDWCEKLETIPYEVTCSISKRVPRVYE, translated from the coding sequence TTGTGCGCGTGGAGATTGTTGACAATAGATCATCTCTCAGACATCACCGCGGCATATGATTACCCGCAAAGCGAAAGGCTTGTGACGGGCGATCTGCCTCCTCAACCTGCCGGCCATGCCGCGGCTGCAACTTCCCCAAGCGAAACTCTTGCGATTCGACGGCCTACCGTTGCGGCTGTTGATCTCGCCGCGATTGCGGGCAATGTGCGGCGCATTTGCGACCGGGTCTTTCCCGCCGAAGTGATGGCGGTGGTGAAAGCCGACGGTTATGGACACGGCGCGGCACCGGCGGCGCATACGGCTCTCGCGGCAGGCGCATCGCAACTGGGCGTGGCTCTGCTCGAAGAAGGCGTCGCATTACGGCGCGAGGGTTTGCGCGCGCCGATTCTCGTGCTGGGAGGATTGTTTGAAGATCAAATCGAAGCCTTTCTCGCGCATGATTTGATGATGACGGTTTATGAGCCGAAGCTGGCGGAATTGATTGCAAGGCGGGCAACGGCGTTGGGCAGAGTTGCGCGGGTGCATGTGAAAATCGATACCGGCATGGGACGCGTGGGCGCGATCGGCGACCCGCTTGAATTCATTGCCCATCTCGCGCAACTTCACGGCCTGGAATTAGCCGGCATTTATACCCATTTTGCAACGAGTGACGAGTTCGATAAAACCTATGCCCGCCAGCAACTCGGGAATTTCCGCGCGCTGGTGCAGCGTTTGAGAGAACGCGGCGTTGCGTTTGCGTATGCACATGCCGCCAACAGTGGCGCGATTTTGGATATGCCTGAGTCGTATTTCAATCTCGTGCGCGCCGGCGTGATGATGTACGGCTATTATCCCAGCCGGGAAACAACGGAATCCATTGCGCTGCAACCGGCGATGACGCTGCGTTCGCGCATTCTGCACGTCAAGCGGGTGCCGGAAAATTTCTATGTGAGCTACGGCAGAACTTTTCGAACCGGCAAGCCGTCTTTGCTGGCAACGATTCCGCTGGGTTATGCCGATGGTTTTTCGCGGCGATTTTCGAATAACATGCACGTGTTGGTGCGCGGCCGAAAAAAGCCGGTGGTCGGGCGCGTGTGCATGGATCAAATCGTCGTTGATTTGGGAGATGATTCCGGCGCGGCGCGCGGCGAGGAGGTCGTTCTGCTCGGCAAACAAGGCCAGGAAGAGATCACGATCTATGATTGGTGCGAAAAATTGGAGACGATTCCGTATGAAGTGACATGCAGCATATCGAAGCGGGTGCCGAGAGTGTATGAATAG
- a CDS encoding DUF2442 domain-containing protein, with translation MSTTVVENDIAIEPTAIRAWVEGRIIFVELTDGRIFGFPADRFRILKEASDEQLKDVSLRLDGYALRWEELDEDITVPGIVAGHFQLPLEVKN, from the coding sequence ATGAGCACCACCGTCGTTGAAAATGATATTGCGATTGAACCCACGGCTATACGTGCGTGGGTGGAAGGCCGAATCATTTTTGTTGAATTGACTGATGGCCGCATCTTCGGCTTTCCGGCTGATCGCTTTCGGATTTTGAAGGAGGCTAGTGATGAGCAGTTAAAAGATGTCTCGCTTCGCCTTGACGGGTACGCTTTGCGATGGGAAGAATTGGACGAAGATATTACGGTTCCTGGCATAGTTGCCGGGCATTTCCAGTTGCCACTTGAGGTCAAAAACTGA
- the lysS gene encoding lysine--tRNA ligase translates to MKDTKEKDNLESDKQNAEDLSTVLRARREKFEHIKALGIDPYPHEFQRSHLAEAIKQKFDALAEKEVTIAGRIMSMRPMGKASFGHIEDASGRIQFYLKQDLIGEENYRLVPLLDLGDFIGVAGKVVKTRTGEITVQASSLKLLSKTLRPLPIAKEKVTDGERVVYDALADKEFRYRQRYADLAVNPQVREVFIKRSRIIASMREYLTGRGYLEVETPILQPLYGGASARPFTTHHNALDIELYLRIANELYLKRLIVGGFDGVFEFAKDFRNEGMDRFHNPEFTMMEVYIAYQDYHFMANLVEEMFCKVVQDLTGGYKITYQGQEIDLTPPWPRVPLLEAIEQETGFNLFGKSVSELRQIAQKLHVDIDPTMGEGKIIDTIFGEKVEPKLIQPVFITDYPVSLSPLAKRHRSKPGLVERFEPFLAGKEVGNAFTELNDPLDQRERFLEQKKLLEAGDDEAQQLDEDFLRALEYGMPPTTGLGVGIDRLVMILTDQPSIRDVLLFPQMRPESS, encoded by the coding sequence ATGAAAGATACCAAAGAAAAAGACAATCTTGAATCGGATAAACAGAACGCGGAAGATTTGAGTACGGTTCTACGCGCGCGGCGCGAAAAATTCGAGCACATCAAGGCGCTGGGCATTGACCCCTATCCGCATGAATTTCAGCGCAGCCATCTGGCGGAAGCAATCAAACAGAAATTCGATGCGCTCGCCGAAAAAGAGGTGACGATCGCGGGCCGCATCATGTCCATGCGCCCGATGGGCAAGGCCAGCTTCGGCCATATTGAAGATGCCAGCGGCCGCATTCAGTTCTATCTCAAGCAAGATCTCATCGGCGAAGAGAATTACCGGCTCGTGCCGCTGCTCGATCTCGGTGACTTTATCGGCGTCGCCGGCAAAGTCGTGAAAACCCGCACCGGCGAGATCACCGTGCAAGCCAGCTCGCTCAAGCTGCTCTCGAAAACCCTGCGCCCGCTGCCGATTGCCAAGGAAAAAGTGACCGACGGCGAGCGTGTGGTTTATGATGCGCTGGCCGACAAAGAATTCCGCTATCGCCAGCGTTATGCAGATTTGGCGGTGAATCCGCAAGTGCGCGAGGTGTTTATCAAGCGCAGCCGCATCATCGCGAGCATGCGCGAATATCTCACCGGCCGCGGTTATCTCGAGGTCGAGACGCCGATTTTGCAACCGCTGTACGGCGGCGCCTCCGCGCGCCCGTTCACAACGCATCACAACGCGCTTGATATCGAATTGTATTTGCGCATCGCCAATGAACTTTATTTGAAACGCCTTATTGTCGGCGGCTTCGATGGCGTGTTCGAATTCGCAAAGGATTTTCGCAACGAGGGCATGGATCGTTTTCATAATCCCGAATTCACCATGATGGAAGTGTATATCGCCTATCAGGATTATCATTTCATGGCGAATTTGGTGGAGGAGATGTTCTGTAAAGTTGTGCAGGATTTGACCGGCGGCTACAAGATCACTTATCAAGGCCAGGAAATTGATCTAACTCCGCCGTGGCCGCGCGTGCCGTTGTTGGAGGCAATTGAGCAAGAGACGGGTTTTAATCTCTTCGGCAAAAGTGTGAGTGAGCTGCGCCAAATCGCGCAAAAGCTGCATGTCGATATCGATCCCACAATGGGCGAAGGCAAAATCATTGACACGATTTTCGGTGAAAAAGTCGAGCCAAAGTTGATTCAGCCAGTTTTCATCACCGATTATCCCGTCTCGCTTTCGCCGTTGGCAAAACGCCATCGCAGCAAGCCCGGCCTGGTCGAACGTTTCGAGCCGTTCCTCGCCGGCAAAGAAGTCGGCAATGCTTTCACGGAATTGAATGATCCTCTCGATCAGCGCGAACGCTTTTTGGAGCAAAAGAAATTGCTCGAAGCCGGCGATGACGAGGCGCAGCAGCTTGATGAAGATTTCCTGCGCGCGCTGGAATACGGCATGCCGCCGACCACGGGCCTGGGCGTGGGCATCGATCGTTTGGTGATGATCTTGACGGATCAGCCTTCGATTCGAGATGTGCTGCTGTTTCCGCAGATGCGGCCGGAGAGTTCCTGA
- a CDS encoding lipoprotein-releasing ABC transporter permease subunit → MFYELFIAKRYLRSKRQVKFISLITYISIAGVAIGTAALVIVLSVMNGFESEVRSRIIGFDAHIKVKTFHDKGLDDYRAVAEKIRGVPHIVAASPYIFNKGLILSNGQDRKEGVIVKGIDPQRESQVTDLVKNVNYGTLNLGMIEKEGERPLPGILLGYSLADRLVVGLGDKVTLLSAAGLNLSGMGAMPRAVQFRVAGYFETGIFEYDSNCAFIGIPEAQKLFEMGNKVTGLQLKLNDMNRADEVASLIEARLQYPYNTETWFQVNKNLFSWMQFEKWIAFIILSLIIIVAAFNIVSTLIMVVLEKTKEIGILKSMGASNQSVMRIFVLQGIVAGVVGTAIGLALGYLLCWSQLKWQFFSLPADVYIISALPILMRPFDFIAVGLAAIFLSFIATVYPALRAAQLDPVQAIRYE, encoded by the coding sequence ATGTTTTATGAACTTTTTATCGCGAAGCGCTATTTGCGCTCGAAGCGGCAGGTCAAATTCATTTCGTTGATTACATACATTTCGATTGCCGGCGTGGCCATTGGCACGGCGGCGCTGGTGATTGTTTTGTCCGTGATGAATGGCTTCGAGAGTGAAGTGCGCTCGCGCATCATTGGCTTTGATGCTCACATCAAAGTCAAAACATTTCATGACAAAGGCCTGGACGACTATCGCGCTGTCGCCGAAAAAATTCGGGGCGTGCCACACATTGTTGCTGCCTCGCCTTACATTTTCAACAAAGGGTTGATCCTTTCAAACGGCCAGGATCGGAAAGAAGGCGTGATTGTCAAGGGCATCGATCCGCAGCGTGAATCGCAAGTCACCGATCTCGTCAAGAATGTCAACTACGGCACGCTCAATCTCGGCATGATTGAAAAAGAAGGCGAACGGCCGTTGCCGGGGATTTTGCTCGGCTACTCGCTGGCCGATCGTCTGGTCGTCGGCTTGGGCGACAAAGTGACGTTGCTCTCGGCTGCGGGTTTGAACCTGAGCGGCATGGGCGCGATGCCGCGCGCCGTGCAGTTTCGGGTTGCCGGTTATTTTGAAACCGGTATTTTCGAATACGATTCGAATTGCGCTTTCATCGGCATTCCCGAGGCGCAAAAGCTGTTCGAAATGGGAAATAAGGTCACGGGCTTGCAGCTCAAGCTGAATGATATGAATCGGGCGGACGAGGTGGCGTCGTTAATCGAGGCCAGGCTCCAATATCCCTACAACACCGAAACCTGGTTTCAAGTCAATAAAAATTTGTTTTCATGGATGCAATTCGAAAAGTGGATTGCGTTCATCATTCTCTCGTTGATCATCATCGTTGCTGCATTCAACATCGTCAGCACCTTGATCATGGTCGTGCTGGAGAAAACCAAGGAAATCGGCATTCTCAAGAGCATGGGCGCGAGCAACCAAAGTGTGATGCGCATTTTTGTGTTGCAAGGGATCGTGGCCGGCGTGGTGGGCACGGCCATCGGCCTGGCGTTGGGATATCTATTGTGTTGGAGCCAGCTCAAATGGCAATTTTTTTCGCTGCCGGCTGACGTTTACATCATCAGCGCGTTGCCGATTTTGATGCGGCCATTTGATTTCATCGCGGTGGGTTTGGCGGCGATATTTTTGTCGTTCATCGCAACGGTTTATCCCGCGCTGCGCGCCGCCCAGCTTGATCCCGTGCAAGCCATACGCTATGAGTAA